Proteins from a genomic interval of Streptomyces sp. NBC_00820:
- a CDS encoding AMP-dependent synthetase/ligase has product MHEFTNPLLAPAPQAGGLADAVFDHARTDPLRVALGRKDESGQWRDVTAAEFRDEVLALAKGLLARGIRFGDRVAIMSRTRYEWTQFDFALWTIGAQVVPVYPTSSAEQCFWMLYDAECTAAIVEHEDHAMTIATVIDRLPQLRQLWQLDEGCVQELYDAGAHLDDEVVHRHRQAVTPDSVATIIYTSGTTGRPKGCVLSHGNFMFEADSVIGRWEPVFHSKKGDEASTLLFLPLAHVFGRMVEVATIRGRVRLGHQPQLHAAALLPDLQAFKPTFILAVPYIFEKVFNSARRKAEKEGKSGPFEKAIDIAVRYADALEAKAWGIGPGPSAALRMQHQFFDKVVYSKVRAAMGGRIRNAMSGGSAMDRRLGLFFAGAGVQIYEGYGLTESTAAATANPPDRTRYGTVGQAVPGVTVHIADDGEIWLNGGNVFQGYLNNPKATDETLHDGWLATGDLGALDEDGYLTITGRKKEILVTSGGKSVSPGVLEERVRDHPLVNQCIVVGNDRPYIAALVTLDQEAVEHWLQMRGKPKLTGTQLVSDTDLEAEVRRAVVAANTLVSQAESIRTFRILAQPFTEEHGLLTPSLKLKRKAIENAYEREVEALYQA; this is encoded by the coding sequence TTGCACGAGTTCACCAACCCTCTGTTGGCGCCGGCGCCGCAGGCAGGCGGTCTGGCCGACGCCGTCTTCGACCATGCGCGGACCGACCCGCTGCGCGTCGCCCTCGGCCGCAAGGACGAATCCGGACAGTGGCGGGACGTGACCGCGGCCGAGTTCCGCGACGAGGTCCTCGCCCTCGCCAAGGGCCTGCTCGCCCGCGGCATCCGCTTCGGCGACCGCGTCGCGATCATGTCCCGCACCCGCTACGAGTGGACCCAGTTCGACTTCGCGCTCTGGACGATCGGCGCGCAGGTGGTGCCGGTCTACCCGACCTCGTCGGCCGAGCAGTGTTTCTGGATGCTCTACGACGCCGAGTGCACGGCCGCGATCGTGGAGCACGAGGACCACGCGATGACCATCGCGACCGTCATCGACCGCCTCCCCCAGCTGCGCCAGCTGTGGCAGCTGGACGAGGGCTGTGTGCAGGAGCTGTACGACGCCGGGGCGCATCTGGACGACGAGGTGGTCCACCGGCACCGGCAGGCGGTGACTCCCGACTCGGTCGCCACGATCATCTACACCTCGGGCACCACGGGCCGCCCCAAGGGGTGTGTGCTCTCGCACGGCAACTTCATGTTCGAGGCGGACAGCGTGATCGGCCGCTGGGAGCCGGTGTTCCATTCCAAGAAGGGCGACGAGGCCTCCACCCTGCTGTTCCTGCCGCTCGCCCATGTCTTCGGGCGGATGGTGGAGGTCGCCACCATCCGCGGCCGGGTCCGCCTCGGCCACCAGCCGCAGCTGCACGCCGCCGCCCTGCTGCCCGATCTGCAGGCCTTCAAGCCGACGTTCATCCTCGCCGTGCCCTACATCTTCGAGAAGGTGTTCAACTCGGCCCGGCGCAAGGCGGAGAAGGAAGGCAAGTCGGGTCCGTTCGAGAAGGCGATCGACATCGCGGTGCGGTACGCCGACGCCCTGGAGGCGAAGGCGTGGGGCATCGGCCCGGGACCGTCGGCGGCGCTGCGGATGCAGCACCAGTTCTTCGACAAGGTGGTGTACTCCAAGGTGCGGGCGGCGATGGGCGGCCGGATACGCAACGCGATGTCCGGTGGTTCGGCGATGGACCGCCGGCTGGGGCTCTTCTTCGCGGGCGCCGGCGTGCAGATCTACGAGGGCTACGGCCTGACGGAGTCCACGGCCGCCGCGACCGCCAACCCGCCCGACCGCACCCGCTACGGCACCGTCGGCCAGGCCGTCCCCGGGGTGACCGTGCACATCGCGGACGACGGGGAGATCTGGCTGAACGGCGGCAACGTCTTCCAGGGCTACCTCAACAACCCCAAGGCGACGGACGAGACCCTGCACGACGGCTGGCTCGCCACCGGTGACCTGGGGGCGCTGGACGAGGACGGCTATCTGACCATCACCGGCCGCAAGAAGGAGATCCTGGTGACCTCCGGCGGCAAGAGCGTCTCCCCCGGTGTGCTGGAGGAGCGGGTCCGCGACCATCCGCTGGTCAACCAGTGCATCGTCGTCGGCAACGACCGCCCCTACATCGCCGCGCTGGTCACCCTGGACCAGGAGGCGGTCGAGCACTGGCTGCAGATGCGCGGCAAGCCGAAGCTGACCGGCACGCAACTGGTGAGCGACACGGATCTGGAGGCGGAGGTGCGGCGGGCCGTGGTCGCCGCCAACACCCTTGTCTCACAAGCCGAGTCGATCCGCACCTTCCGCATCCTGGCTCAGCCCTTCACCGAGGAACACGGCCTGCTGACACCGTCGTTGAAGCTGAAGCGGAAGGCGATCGAGAACGCGTACGAGCGTGAGGTCGAGGCGCTCTACCAGGCCTGA
- a CDS encoding aldo/keto reductase yields the protein MSSKVPPIILNNGVEMPQLGFGVWQVPDDEAERAVATALEAGYRSIDTAAIYGNEEGTGKAIAASGLVREDIFVTTKLWNSDQGYDATLRAFDTSMRKLGLDYLDLYLIHWPLPSRDNYVDTYKAFEKLYSEGRIRAIGVSNFHPEHLRRLIAETSVVPAVNQIELHPQLQQRAVREFDAEQGIATEAWSPLGQGKGLLEVPAIVAIAQKHGRTPAQVVLRWHVQLGNIVIPKSVTPSRIRENIDVFDFNLDDEDLAAISALNEDRRLGPDPAEFDMA from the coding sequence GTGAGCAGCAAGGTCCCCCCGATCATCCTGAACAACGGCGTCGAGATGCCCCAGCTGGGCTTCGGCGTCTGGCAGGTGCCGGACGACGAGGCCGAGCGGGCCGTCGCCACGGCACTCGAGGCCGGGTACCGCAGCATCGACACAGCGGCGATCTACGGCAACGAAGAGGGCACCGGCAAGGCCATCGCCGCCTCCGGCCTGGTCCGTGAGGACATCTTCGTCACCACCAAGCTGTGGAACAGCGACCAGGGGTACGACGCCACGCTGCGGGCGTTCGACACGTCGATGCGGAAGCTGGGTCTGGACTACCTGGACCTCTACCTGATCCACTGGCCGCTGCCGTCGCGGGACAACTACGTCGACACCTACAAGGCGTTCGAGAAGCTGTACTCCGAGGGTCGGATCCGGGCGATCGGCGTGTCCAACTTCCACCCCGAGCACCTGCGGCGGCTGATCGCGGAGACCTCGGTCGTCCCGGCGGTCAACCAGATCGAGCTGCACCCGCAGCTGCAGCAGCGCGCGGTGCGTGAGTTCGACGCGGAGCAGGGCATCGCCACCGAGGCCTGGTCGCCGCTGGGCCAGGGCAAGGGCCTGCTGGAGGTGCCCGCGATCGTCGCCATCGCGCAGAAGCACGGCCGTACGCCCGCGCAGGTCGTGCTGCGCTGGCACGTCCAGCTCGGCAACATCGTGATCCCCAAGTCCGTGACGCCGTCGCGGATCAGGGAGAACATCGACGTGTTCGACTTCAACCTGGACGACGAGGACCTCGCGGCGATCAGCGCGCTGAACGAGGACCGGCGGCTGGGCCCGGACCCGGCCGAGTTCGACATGGCCTGA